The genomic DNA TTGAAGCATCTGGGCTGTTTATTACCAGACTTCACCTccaattttgcatttaaaaacataagtcTTAGCTCTAGTATCTGATGAATGGAATTTCTCTTCAagctaataaatataaatgtatataaaaacaaaaatataaatacatgtgtgtgtgtgtatgtatatatctttatctCTGAGCCATTAAATGTTGGTTCTCTGCTAAATTCTCACAGAGGAATGTTATTCTCAAATTCTTGGAGATGTACAGTGTTATATTACAATGTTCTCAAATGTACCACCCTATAGGAGTCTGTCCTAGTAATCCTGGCTTGCTTTGTGATACTTGGTTTTCTCCCCAAAGTTGTGTTTATCctcaaatttttatctttttttcttttttggtgttgCCTGTGTTACTTTCCTAACTTACCAACTTATTAGATGCTCCTTGCATTCTTCAAACACAATATTTATAACTTCTATTTCCTTAGATCCTATGTACTTCTCCCATCTTTAGTCTTGCCATCTTTTCTTAGCAAGAATCACAAGTGGGATGAATTAATTTTACATAACCTTTAGTTGTATAGAATAGAATGTTATTCTTATCCATGTGCAGCTCTCATTTTCAGTATTTCAACATAGAgaacatttgaattaaaaaaatttttttcagttcagGAGTACATATTTGAAACAAAGATGTCAGCCCTACAGCAAAATACTTCTGAGAGATCTGATTTgggagaacaaacaaaaagtgtcATGATGGAAAGAGGCCTGGATTGGGAAGGCAGAAGTTGCATAGAGAAGACACACTATAAATGCAAGGAATGTGGGACAGTCTTCAAATATAATTCCTCCTGTATTAGCCACCAGAGAAATCGTACTGCTGAGAAACCCCataaatgtaaagaatgtgggaTAGCCTTTATGAGCAGCTCATCCCTTTTAAATCATCATAAAATTTACATAGGCAAGAAATGTTTCAAATGTGTTAAATATGGGAAATTTCCTCAAGAAGCAGTCAACATTTGTTAATCATCAGAAAATTCATTCTAGAGAGAAACTCCATAAATGCAATGAATgtggaaaattttcagaaataattctATTCTTTTAAGTCACCAGAGACTTCATACTGGTTAGAAACCCTACAAATATAATGATTGTGGGAAAGCCTTTGCTCAGAATTCAGGCCTTGCTCATTATGTGAAAATACATAGTGGAGAGAAGCCAtttaaatgtaatgaatgtgggaaaacttTCAGGGATAACTCAGCTGTCTTGTAACATCAGAGAATACATACTGGTGAGAAACAGTATCAgtgtaatgaatgtggaaaatGCTTTATTTAGGAAGAGCTCAAGTCATGTTAGTCATCAAAGAAtgcatacaggagagaaaccttatcTCTGTAGTAAATGTGGAAAATCAGGTATAGCTCATCCTTTGCTGGACATCAGAAAACTCATAGTGGAAATAAACCCCATCAATAAACCCCATTACATCAATGTAATGACTATGGGAAAGCCTTTAGCAAGAACTCAGCCCTTACTGAACATCAGAGAATTCTTACTGGAGAAAAGCCCCATTGCTGTAAGAAATGTGGGAAATCCTTCAGGCATAGCTCTGGCCTTGCTGAACATCAGAAAATCCATACAGGAGAAAAACCTTATGAATGTAATGAATATGGGAAGGCTTTTCCTCAGAATTCAAGCCTCAAACAACATAAGAAAATTCATAACAAAGAAAGAGCCATCAAATGTAGTTAGTTTGCTAAATCATGCAGagatagtttattcctttttgacCATCAAGGAGGAGACATTCAGTAAATAATGCACTTAATGAATGTATTCTGAGATCCTCTATCCTGGAAAACTTCTCATTTGTAAGGATGTTCATTGTAGTATGGTTTGTActagcaaaatatttgaagaacttAAATGTAGCAAGAACCTAAATGCTGCTATGTAGCAAgtgaaaagaatgaggtagagcTCTATATACAACCATAGATATATCTCCATGATATAAGGCAAATtgcaaagaattaatattgtaaaaatggccatactacccaaagcaatctacagatttaatgtgatctctATCagattacccatgacatttttcacagagctagaacagataatcctaaaatttacagggaaccacaaaagacccagaattgtgaaagcaatcctgagaaaaaagaacaaagctagaggcctaacccttccagacttcagacaatactacaaagctacagtaatcaaaacagcattgtattggtacaaaaacagacacatagctcaatggaacagaacagagagtccagaaataaacccaaacacctatgggcaattaatcttcgacaaaggaggtgagaatatacaatggagaaaagacagtctcttcagcaagtggtgttgggaaagctggacagctgcatgtaatcagtgaagttagaacatgCCCTCataccgtacacaaaaataaattcaaaatggcttaaagacttacaTGTAAGACACCAtataactcctagaagagagcataggcaaaacactctctgacataagtcatagcagtgttttcttaggtcagtctcccgaggaaaaagaaataaaagcaaaaacaaacaaatgggacctaatcaaactttgcatagcaaaggaaaccataaacgaaacaaaaagacaatctgtggaccaggagaaaatatttgcaaacaatgtgactgagaagggcttaatttccataatatacaaacagctcatacagctcaattaaaaagaataaaaatgaaatcccaatcaaaaaatgggcagaaaacctaaatagacatttctccagagaagacattcagatgtccaataggcacatgaaaagatgctcaggattgctaattattagagaactgcaaatcaaaactgcaatgaggtatctcctcacaccggtcagagtggccatgatcaagaagtctacaataaatgctagagagggtgtggagaaaagggaaccctcctacactgttggtgggaaggtaaattgatacagtcactatggaggctccttaaaaactaaaaacagataccatatgatccagcagtccctaatttaaaaagatacatgcaccctaatgttcattgcagcattatttacaatagccaagacatgggagccacttgtgtccactgacagatgaatggataaagaagaggtggtatataggtacacatatatatgatggaatattacccagccataaaaaagaatgaaataatgccatttacagcaacatggatggacctagagattatcgtatttagtgaagtaagagaaagacaaatatatgatatcacttatttgtggaatctaaaagaatgatacacatgaacttatttgcaaaacagaaacagactcacaggcatagaaaacaaacctatggttaccaaaggggatagctgaggtggggatgggggggaaataaattgggaatttgggattagcaggtacacactactatatataaaatagataaacaacaaggacctactgtacagcacagtgaactatattcaatatcttgtaataacttacaatggaaaagaatctgaagaagaacatgtatttatatgatgaCTGAATCacattgttgtacacctgaaactaacacaatgttgtaaataaactttaaaaaaagcaagttgcttttatatattgtcttatttatattttaaaaaatgaagctatTTCTTGTTAATATATACATGCGTGCACATGCGTGCGCtcacgcacgtgcacacacacacacacacacacacacacataatatagagagagaaagagatctggAAAGATAAAGGCCAAAACAGTTGTTATCTTTGAGAAGACTGTGATATTGATTTGATGAAGTGAAATTTTGACTTTGGCTGTgttgtttgaaatatttaatcaagCATACATTCATGTATCTTCTATCATTTAACATAGTTGTCTTTCTAAAGTAGAAACTTCAGAAGCcataa from Phocoena phocoena chromosome 16, mPhoPho1.1, whole genome shotgun sequence includes the following:
- the ZNF485 gene encoding LOW QUALITY PROTEIN: zinc finger protein 485 (The sequence of the model RefSeq protein was modified relative to this genomic sequence to represent the inferred CDS: inserted 2 bases in 2 codons; deleted 2 bases in 2 codons; substituted 3 bases at 3 genomic stop codons) yields the protein MEEPWMEVYGVPSGTYTVQEYIFETKMSALQQNTSERSDLGEQTKSVMMERGLDWEGRSCIEKTHYKCKECGTVFKYNSSCISHQRNRTAEKPHKCKECGIAFMSSSSLLNHHKIYIGKKCFKCVKYGKFLKKQSTFVNHQKIHSREKLHKCNECGKXFRNNSILLSHQRLHTGXKPYKYNDCGKAFAQNSGLAHYVKIHSGEKPFKCNECGKTFRDNSAVLXHQRIHTGEKQYQCNECGKCLFRKSSSHVSHQRMHTGEKPYLCSKCGKXRYSSSFAGHQKTHSGNKPHQXTPLHQCNDYGKAFSKNSALTEHQRILTGEKPHCCKKCGKSFRHSSGLAEHQKIHTGEKPYECNEYGKAFPQNSSLKQHKKIHNKERAIKCS